A DNA window from Staphylococcus warneri contains the following coding sequences:
- a CDS encoding antibiotic biosynthesis monooxygenase family protein, whose product MLLNDYYKTYKMNESDDTFMIEKNNDAQYYDILESINELSNDTFCVLNHLYVNEDKETQFEDKFLGRQKHLQDVPGFKALRFLRPQTKHKHYIIVTLWQSRQAFYDWQKSSAYAQTHRKRGTKRGVDNLIVNRDLSYNIRIELEDMANQFLNYEDIF is encoded by the coding sequence ATGTTATTAAATGATTACTATAAAACATATAAGATGAATGAATCAGACGATACATTTATGATCGAGAAAAATAATGATGCTCAGTATTATGACATCTTAGAATCGATTAATGAGCTATCAAATGATACATTTTGTGTGCTCAATCATTTATATGTCAATGAAGATAAAGAAACCCAATTTGAAGATAAATTTTTAGGACGTCAAAAGCATTTGCAAGATGTACCAGGATTTAAAGCGTTACGTTTTCTTAGACCTCAAACTAAACATAAACATTATATTATAGTGACTTTATGGCAATCGAGACAAGCCTTTTATGATTGGCAAAAGTCATCAGCATACGCACAAACACATCGCAAACGTGGAACAAAACGTGGCGTTGATAACCTAATTGTCAATCGTGATTTGTCATATAATATTAGAATAGAACTTGAAGATATGGCCAATCAGTTTCTAAATTATGAAGATATATTCTAA
- the betB gene encoding betaine-aldehyde dehydrogenase, protein MELVKRLSNRQFIDGEWVDSSNKNTRDIINPYNQEVIFTVAEGTKEDVERAILAARRSFEDGELSSETSEVRGQKVRAIADKIKEHREELAKLETLDTGKTLEESYADMDDIHNVFMYFAGLADKDGGEIINTPIPNSESKVVKEPVGVVTQITPWNYPLLQASWKIAPALATGCSLVMKPSEITPLTTIRVFELMEEVGFPKGTINLVLGAGSEIGDVMSGHEEVDLVSFTGGIKTGKHIMKQAADHVTNVALELGGKNPNIIFDDADFELAVDQALNGGYFHAGQVCSAGSRILVHNDIKEDFEKALIDRVSKIKLGNGFDDDTEMGPVISQEHRDKIEKYMEVAKEEGATIAIGGKRPEREDLQAGLFFEPTVITNCDTSMRIVQEEVFGPVVTVEGFSDEAEAIRLANDSIYGLAGAVFSKDIGKAQRVANKLKLGTVWINDFHPYFAQAPWGGYKQSGIGRELGKEGLEEYLTSKHILTNTNPEPVNFFSK, encoded by the coding sequence ATGGAACTTGTAAAGCGCTTGTCAAACCGTCAATTCATTGATGGTGAATGGGTAGATAGCTCAAATAAAAACACGAGAGATATAATCAATCCTTATAATCAAGAAGTTATTTTCACGGTAGCTGAAGGTACAAAAGAAGATGTAGAACGTGCAATTTTAGCGGCAAGACGATCATTTGAAGATGGTGAGTTGTCCTCAGAAACAAGTGAAGTCAGAGGTCAAAAAGTCAGAGCCATTGCAGATAAAATCAAAGAACATCGTGAAGAATTAGCAAAATTAGAAACATTAGATACAGGTAAAACATTAGAAGAATCTTATGCAGATATGGATGATATTCATAATGTATTTATGTATTTTGCAGGATTAGCTGATAAAGACGGTGGCGAAATAATTAATACACCAATTCCTAATTCAGAAAGTAAAGTCGTTAAAGAACCAGTCGGTGTGGTGACACAAATTACACCTTGGAACTATCCTTTATTACAAGCGTCTTGGAAAATCGCACCAGCATTAGCAACTGGATGTTCATTGGTTATGAAGCCTAGTGAAATTACACCACTAACAACGATTCGAGTATTCGAATTGATGGAAGAAGTAGGTTTCCCTAAAGGTACAATTAACTTAGTTTTAGGTGCCGGTTCAGAAATTGGTGATGTTATGTCAGGTCACGAAGAAGTGGATCTTGTTTCATTTACAGGTGGTATCAAGACAGGTAAACATATCATGAAACAAGCAGCAGATCATGTGACTAACGTAGCTTTAGAGCTTGGTGGTAAGAATCCAAACATCATTTTTGATGACGCAGATTTTGAATTAGCAGTTGACCAAGCATTGAATGGTGGTTACTTCCACGCTGGACAAGTATGCTCAGCAGGTTCAAGAATATTAGTGCATAACGATATTAAAGAAGACTTTGAAAAGGCACTTATCGACCGTGTTAGCAAAATTAAACTAGGTAATGGATTTGATGATGATACAGAAATGGGTCCAGTCATTTCACAAGAACATAGAGATAAAATTGAGAAATATATGGAAGTTGCCAAAGAAGAAGGCGCTACAATAGCTATTGGCGGTAAACGTCCTGAAAGAGAAGATTTACAAGCCGGTTTATTCTTCGAACCAACTGTTATTACGAATTGTGATACATCAATGCGTATTGTACAAGAAGAGGTATTTGGACCAGTTGTTACAGTAGAAGGATTTTCTGATGAAGCAGAAGCTATTCGCTTAGCTAACGATTCTATTTATGGATTAGCAGGTGCGGTATTTAGTAAAGATATCGGAAAAGCACAACGTGTTGCTAACAAATTAAAACTAGGTACTGTTTGGATTAATGATTTCCATCCATATTTCGCACAAGCACCATGGGGTGGATATAAACAATCAGGTATCGGTAGAGAACTTGGTAAAGAAGGATTAGAAGAGTATTTAACATCAAAACACATCTTAACAAATACTAATCCAGAACCAGTTAACTTTTTCAGTAAATAA
- the cudC gene encoding choline uptake/conversion transcriptional regulator CudC gives MTRSENYTSQVEEAKDLVINSIGETMDLYGINRSVGNLYGIMVFEGSMTLDEMRQQLQMSKPSMSAGVKKLQEYDIVKQQFTRGSRKQHFIAEKDFFTFFRNFFTKKWEREIDTNMEAVKDAEAIINPILNNNDLTDEERQDIDKVKAQLDHSKVYYEWLAQLSEALETGEIFKYFPIPEHEDK, from the coding sequence ATGACACGTTCAGAAAACTACACATCTCAAGTCGAAGAAGCCAAAGACTTGGTAATTAATTCCATTGGCGAAACAATGGATTTGTATGGCATTAATCGTAGTGTTGGTAACTTATACGGCATCATGGTGTTTGAGGGAAGCATGACACTAGATGAAATGAGACAACAACTGCAAATGAGTAAACCTAGCATGAGTGCAGGTGTAAAGAAACTACAAGAATATGATATTGTTAAACAACAATTTACAAGAGGTAGCAGAAAACAACATTTCATTGCTGAAAAAGACTTCTTTACTTTCTTCCGCAATTTTTTCACTAAGAAATGGGAACGAGAAATCGATACAAATATGGAAGCAGTCAAAGATGCTGAAGCTATTATTAACCCTATCTTAAATAACAATGATTTAACTGATGAAGAACGACAAGATATTGATAAAGTGAAAGCTCAACTCGATCATTCAAAGGTGTATTACGAATGGTTAGCACAACTTAGCGAAGCTTTAGAAACAGGAGAAATCTTTAAGTACTTCCCTATTCCAGA
- the mbcS gene encoding acyl-CoA synthetase MbcS — MQKTDLLAPEKYNITSAIEQYATDATKKAIIYKDSEHDHIEVTYQELIKNANKVGNIFKKHGLKHGDKVLIMMPRAIATYELYIAALKLGIAIIPSSEMLRTKDLQYRVSHGEIDAVISFGKFIKEFEGLKEYQNLTKFIVGDTHPDWISIEEEKPNASDELEVTDTSREDVAILSYTSGTTGNPKAVTHTHGWGYAHLQMAPKHWLCIKEDDLVWATAAPGWQKWVWSPFLSSLGSGATAFVYNGRFKPETYLELLQEYQINVLCCTPTEYRMMAKLQNLDDYHLEHLHSAVSAGEPLNREVVEQFKKYFDITVRDGYGQTESTLLIGFLKDTASRPGAMGKSIPGSYTTIIDDDGNEVEPNVKGNIAVPLDLPALFKGYFKEPERTAAARLGNYYVTGDLAHQDEDGYFWFEGRKDDIIISSGYTIGPFEVEDALTNHPAVKECAVVASPHELRGNIVKAFIILQNGYTGDDELVKELQTFTKNEVAPYKYPRAIEFVEELPKTNSGKIRRVELRDAEVEKYNQEHE; from the coding sequence ATGCAAAAAACAGATTTACTTGCACCTGAAAAGTATAATATTACATCAGCAATAGAACAATATGCTACAGATGCAACTAAAAAAGCAATTATTTACAAAGATTCAGAACATGATCATATTGAAGTGACTTATCAAGAATTGATAAAAAATGCGAATAAAGTAGGTAATATTTTCAAAAAGCATGGCTTGAAACATGGAGACAAAGTATTAATTATGATGCCAAGAGCTATAGCTACATATGAATTATATATTGCAGCATTAAAATTAGGGATTGCCATCATTCCAAGTTCTGAAATGTTACGTACCAAAGACTTACAATATCGAGTAAGCCACGGTGAAATTGATGCGGTTATTTCATTTGGGAAATTTATTAAGGAATTTGAAGGGTTAAAAGAATATCAAAACCTTACTAAATTTATTGTTGGTGATACACATCCAGATTGGATTTCAATTGAAGAAGAGAAACCCAATGCAAGTGATGAACTAGAAGTGACTGATACTTCTCGAGAAGATGTTGCGATTTTATCATACACGTCTGGCACTACTGGTAATCCAAAAGCTGTTACTCATACACATGGTTGGGGTTATGCGCATTTACAAATGGCACCTAAACATTGGTTATGTATTAAAGAAGATGATCTTGTTTGGGCGACTGCAGCGCCAGGTTGGCAAAAATGGGTATGGAGTCCATTTTTATCAAGTTTAGGTTCAGGGGCAACAGCGTTTGTATATAACGGTCGTTTTAAACCAGAAACATATTTAGAATTATTACAAGAATATCAAATCAATGTATTATGTTGTACGCCGACAGAATATCGTATGATGGCTAAATTACAAAATTTAGATGATTATCATTTAGAACATCTGCATAGTGCAGTGTCAGCGGGTGAACCATTAAATAGGGAAGTCGTTGAACAATTTAAAAAGTATTTTGATATCACAGTGAGAGACGGCTATGGTCAAACAGAAAGTACATTATTAATTGGTTTCTTAAAAGATACAGCATCTCGTCCAGGTGCGATGGGTAAATCTATTCCAGGTAGTTATACAACTATTATTGATGACGATGGAAATGAAGTGGAACCTAACGTCAAAGGTAATATTGCTGTGCCGTTAGACTTACCAGCGTTATTTAAAGGGTATTTCAAAGAACCAGAACGAACTGCAGCTGCAAGATTAGGCAATTATTATGTGACTGGAGATTTAGCTCATCAAGACGAAGATGGTTATTTCTGGTTTGAAGGTCGTAAAGATGACATCATTATTAGTTCTGGTTATACGATTGGACCATTTGAAGTAGAAGATGCATTGACAAATCATCCTGCTGTTAAAGAATGTGCTGTCGTAGCAAGTCCACATGAATTAAGAGGTAATATTGTTAAAGCGTTTATAATTCTTCAAAATGGATACACAGGTGATGACGAGCTAGTTAAAGAACTTCAAACCTTTACAAAAAATGAAGTTGCACCATATAAATATCCACGTGCAATAGAATTTGTAGAAGAATTACCAAAAACAAATTCAGGTAAAATTAGACGTGTAGAATTAAGAGATGCAGAAGTAGAAAAATATAACCAAGAACATGAATAA
- a CDS encoding MFS transporter yields the protein MNQQQEFKGNNRLLIGIVLSVLTFWLFATSLVNVIPTLTQAFHSRLETISIAVSLTALFCGMFVVGAGGLADTYGRVKLTNIGLWLNIIGSLLVIATSFVPLLLIGRAIQGLSAAAIMPATLAIVKTYYHGKDRQRALSFWSIGSWGGSGLASIFGGVMTTFLGWKYIFIFSIIASLIALLLIKGTPETTAYLGKEKKRFDVIGVGLLVLIMLSINIIITQGSKMGWLSIFIICLICFCITMAIIFYYFERKSSYPLIDFNLFNNRLYSVATLANFLLNTVAGTLIVANTFVQQGLGFSAFKAGMLSITYLVAVLSMIRVGEMFLRKVGPRQPMLLGTFSTMLGVLFMSMTMLSVTSYIVVCVLGYLLFGLGLGLFATPSTDTAISNCSESEVGVAAGIYKMASSLGGAFGITLAGTIYSVMASTSSIATGAMISFWFNALMALSSFLVVCVALPKLSRRSKLYQSCKTTYM from the coding sequence ATGAATCAACAACAAGAATTTAAAGGTAATAATAGATTATTAATTGGTATTGTTTTATCGGTGTTAACATTTTGGCTATTTGCGACGTCATTAGTTAACGTGATTCCTACATTGACGCAAGCATTTCATAGTCGTTTAGAGACAATCAGTATAGCCGTCAGTCTAACAGCACTCTTTTGTGGAATGTTTGTTGTAGGTGCTGGCGGTCTTGCTGATACATATGGGCGTGTCAAATTAACGAATATCGGTTTGTGGCTTAATATCATAGGATCATTACTTGTTATTGCTACATCTTTTGTGCCATTACTATTAATAGGAAGAGCAATTCAAGGTTTATCCGCAGCAGCCATTATGCCGGCGACTTTAGCAATAGTGAAAACATACTATCACGGTAAAGATAGACAACGTGCATTGAGTTTTTGGTCCATAGGCTCTTGGGGTGGCTCAGGTTTAGCATCTATATTTGGTGGTGTAATGACTACATTTTTAGGATGGAAATATATATTTATATTTTCTATTATCGCGTCGCTTATTGCGTTGTTGCTTATTAAGGGCACACCAGAAACAACTGCATACCTAGGCAAAGAAAAGAAACGCTTTGATGTTATAGGTGTAGGGTTGCTTGTTTTAATTATGCTCAGTATCAATATTATTATTACGCAAGGGTCAAAGATGGGATGGCTTTCTATATTTATCATATGTTTGATATGTTTTTGTATTACGATGGCTATCATATTTTATTACTTTGAAAGAAAATCATCGTATCCCTTAATAGATTTTAATCTTTTTAATAATAGATTATATTCGGTTGCAACATTAGCTAACTTTTTACTAAATACAGTGGCAGGAACACTCATTGTTGCGAATACGTTTGTACAACAAGGTTTAGGATTTTCTGCTTTTAAAGCAGGTATGTTATCAATCACATATTTAGTTGCTGTGCTTTCTATGATAAGAGTTGGCGAAATGTTTTTAAGAAAAGTGGGACCCAGACAACCAATGTTACTTGGTACGTTTTCAACCATGTTAGGCGTGTTATTCATGTCGATGACTATGCTCTCGGTTACAAGTTACATTGTAGTTTGTGTATTAGGTTATTTGTTATTTGGATTGGGATTAGGTTTGTTTGCAACACCATCCACAGATACTGCCATTTCCAATTGTTCAGAATCAGAAGTAGGTGTGGCAGCAGGTATATATAAAATGGCCTCATCTTTAGGTGGTGCATTCGGTATTACTTTAGCCGGTACGATTTATAGTGTAATGGCAAGTACATCTTCTATTGCTACTGGTGCTATGATAAGCTTCTGGTTTAATGCTTTAATGGCATTAAGTTCATTTTTAGTAGTTTGTGTAGCTTTGCCTAAATTATCACGTCGCTCAAAATTATATCAATCATGTAAAACGACTTACATGTGA
- the betA gene encoding choline dehydrogenase has protein sequence MSRKHDSYDYIIIGGGSAGSVLGARLSEDKDKNVLVLEAGRSDYFWDLFIQMPAALMFPSGNPLYDWIYQTEEEPHMGRKVDHARGKVLGGSSSINGMIYQRGNPMDYEGWAEPEGMETWDFAHCLPYFKKLETTYGSAPYDKYRGHDGPIKLKRGPATNPLFKSFFDAGVEAGYHKTPDVNGFRQEGFGPFDSQVHHGRRMSASRAYLRPAMKRKNLDVETRAFVTKINFDGRRATGVTYKKNGKERTINAKEVILSGGAFNTPQLLQLSGIGDSEFLKSKGIEPRVHLPGVGENFEDHLEVYIQHECKEPVSLQPSLDVKRMPFIGLQWIFARKGAAASNHFEGGGFVRSNNEVDYPNLMFHFLPIAVRYDGQKAPVAHGYQVHVGPMYSNSRGSLKIKSKDPFEKPSIVFNYLSTKEDEREWVEAIRVARNILSQKAMDPFNAGEISPGPSVQTDEEILDWVRKDGETALHPSCSAKMGPASDPMAVVDPLTMKVHGMENLRVVDASAMPRTTNGNIHAPVLMLAEKAADIIRGRKPLEPQYVDYYKHGVHDEMAGAKENDPFYKH, from the coding sequence ATGAGTAGAAAACATGATTCATACGATTACATCATTATTGGTGGCGGTAGTGCAGGATCAGTATTAGGTGCAAGACTGAGTGAAGATAAAGATAAAAATGTATTAGTATTAGAGGCAGGACGTAGTGACTATTTCTGGGATTTATTTATTCAAATGCCAGCTGCGTTAATGTTCCCATCTGGTAATCCATTATATGATTGGATTTATCAAACAGAAGAAGAACCACATATGGGACGTAAAGTAGACCACGCAAGAGGTAAAGTATTAGGTGGTTCAAGTTCAATTAACGGTATGATTTATCAAAGAGGTAACCCAATGGACTATGAAGGTTGGGCAGAACCTGAAGGTATGGAAACTTGGGACTTTGCACATTGTTTACCATACTTTAAAAAATTAGAAACAACTTATGGTTCAGCGCCATATGATAAATATAGAGGACATGATGGCCCAATCAAACTAAAACGTGGTCCAGCAACCAATCCATTATTCAAATCTTTCTTTGATGCAGGTGTTGAAGCAGGATATCATAAAACCCCTGACGTGAATGGTTTCCGTCAAGAAGGTTTCGGTCCATTCGATAGTCAAGTACACCATGGACGCCGTATGTCAGCATCAAGAGCTTATTTAAGACCAGCTATGAAACGTAAAAATTTAGATGTAGAAACAAGAGCATTTGTAACTAAAATTAATTTCGATGGTAGAAGAGCAACGGGTGTTACTTACAAGAAAAATGGTAAAGAAAGAACAATTAATGCCAAAGAAGTTATTTTATCAGGTGGTGCTTTCAATACACCACAATTATTACAACTTTCTGGTATTGGTGATTCAGAATTCTTGAAATCTAAAGGTATCGAACCTCGTGTTCATTTACCTGGTGTTGGTGAAAACTTTGAAGACCACTTAGAAGTGTATATTCAACATGAATGTAAAGAACCTGTGTCATTACAACCTAGTTTAGATGTTAAACGCATGCCATTTATCGGTTTACAATGGATTTTCGCACGTAAAGGTGCTGCAGCTTCTAACCACTTCGAGGGTGGCGGTTTCGTACGTTCAAATAATGAAGTAGATTATCCTAACTTAATGTTCCACTTCTTACCAATTGCAGTACGTTACGATGGTCAAAAAGCACCTGTCGCACATGGTTACCAAGTTCACGTTGGACCAATGTATTCTAATTCACGCGGTAGCTTAAAAATTAAATCTAAAGATCCATTTGAAAAACCAAGTATCGTCTTTAACTATTTATCAACCAAAGAAGATGAGCGTGAATGGGTAGAAGCTATTCGAGTTGCAAGAAACATTTTATCTCAAAAAGCAATGGACCCATTTAATGCTGGAGAAATTTCACCAGGACCATCTGTTCAAACAGATGAAGAAATTTTAGATTGGGTACGTAAAGACGGTGAAACAGCGTTACATCCATCATGCAGTGCGAAAATGGGACCTGCATCAGATCCAATGGCAGTTGTAGACCCACTTACAATGAAAGTTCATGGTATGGAAAATTTACGTGTTGTTGATGCCTCAGCAATGCCTAGAACAACAAACGGAAATATTCATGCACCAGTTCTAATGTTAGCAGAAAAAGCTGCTGATATTATTCGTGGTAGAAAGCCATTAGAACCTCAATATGTTGATTATTATAAACATGGTGTTCATGATGAAATGGCTGGCGCTAAAGAAAACGATCCATTTTATAAACATTAA
- a CDS encoding M20 family metallopeptidase: MSNTLVERLREKEDRMIEIRRYLHQHPELSFKEVETPKYIANFYKDKDCKVETNVGQNGVKVTIDSGKPGKTLAIRADFDALPIKEETGLPVASENEGVMHACGHDAHTAYMLILAETLIEMKDQFKGKVIVIHQPAEEMPPGGAQGMIKDGVLEDVDHVLGAHVMSTMEAGKVFYKEGFVQTGRAYFKLTVHGKGGHGSSPHMANDAIVAGANFVTTAQTVVSRRLSPFETGVVTIGSFDGKGQFNVIKDSIEIEGDVRALTDDTRDTIEKELTRLVEGLESTFGVTCDFEFNKDYPALYNNPEFTSYVAETIKNAGDNDIKGVEECEPQPPSEDFAFYAVELPSTFIYSGAAPEDGEIYPHHHPKFNISESSMLVAAEAVGTVVLDYLN, encoded by the coding sequence ATGAGTAATACTTTAGTTGAACGTCTACGTGAAAAAGAAGATAGAATGATTGAGATTAGAAGATATCTTCACCAACATCCTGAATTGTCATTTAAAGAAGTAGAAACACCTAAATACATCGCTAACTTTTACAAAGATAAAGATTGTAAAGTAGAAACGAATGTAGGACAAAATGGTGTAAAAGTAACGATTGATAGTGGTAAACCTGGTAAAACACTTGCAATTCGTGCTGATTTTGATGCGTTGCCAATTAAAGAAGAAACTGGGTTACCAGTCGCCTCTGAGAATGAAGGTGTTATGCATGCGTGTGGACACGATGCACATACTGCTTATATGTTAATTTTGGCTGAAACACTTATCGAAATGAAAGACCAATTTAAAGGTAAAGTTATTGTTATTCATCAGCCAGCTGAAGAAATGCCTCCAGGTGGTGCGCAAGGTATGATTAAAGACGGTGTCTTAGAAGATGTTGATCATGTACTAGGCGCACACGTCATGAGTACGATGGAAGCTGGTAAAGTCTTTTATAAAGAAGGATTTGTTCAAACAGGACGTGCGTATTTCAAACTTACTGTTCATGGTAAAGGTGGTCATGGGTCATCACCCCACATGGCAAATGATGCGATCGTTGCGGGGGCTAACTTTGTGACAACAGCACAAACTGTAGTGTCTAGACGTTTAAGTCCATTTGAAACAGGTGTTGTAACTATTGGTTCATTTGACGGTAAAGGTCAATTTAATGTTATTAAAGATAGTATTGAAATTGAAGGTGACGTGCGCGCATTAACAGATGATACTAGAGATACAATTGAAAAAGAATTAACGCGTCTCGTAGAAGGATTAGAAAGTACATTCGGTGTGACATGTGATTTTGAATTTAATAAAGACTATCCTGCGTTATACAATAACCCAGAATTTACATCTTACGTTGCTGAAACAATTAAAAATGCAGGAGACAATGATATTAAAGGTGTTGAAGAGTGTGAACCACAACCACCGTCTGAAGACTTTGCGTTTTATGCAGTAGAATTACCAAGTACATTTATTTACTCAGGTGCTGCACCTGAAGACGGTGAGATTTATCCGCATCATCACCCTAAATTTAATATTAGCGAATCTTCTATGTTAGTTGCAGCTGAAGCAGTGGGTACTGTTGTGCTAGATTACTTGAATTAA
- a CDS encoding sterile alpha motif-like domain-containing protein, with amino-acid sequence MTFYEFIQSFTGDQTPLGELAAWVDKDIQFPKEEKLADNILLYFKQVTNLDDEILEIVKRSLSLYQQAV; translated from the coding sequence GTGACGTTTTATGAATTTATACAAAGTTTTACGGGGGACCAGACACCTCTAGGCGAACTTGCGGCATGGGTAGATAAGGATATACAATTTCCAAAAGAAGAAAAACTAGCTGATAATATATTATTATATTTTAAGCAAGTGACTAATTTAGACGATGAAATATTAGAAATAGTTAAAAGATCACTCTCGTTATACCAACAAGCTGTATAA